A single genomic interval of Labeo rohita strain BAU-BD-2019 chromosome 13, IGBB_LRoh.1.0, whole genome shotgun sequence harbors:
- the zgc:172120 gene encoding CD276 antigen isoform X1 produces MRWLLLCIVVVDVLVASFEVITPNKHLLAIRGRPAILGCEFTPDTDLSNLVVTWQRQEDSRVVHSFYYLHDQLDRQSSNYQKRTSLYSSELGKGNASLIIAAVSPKDAGWYLCIVSNTKGTGRALMQVTCGASFEVITPNKHLLAIRGRPAILGCEFTPDTDLSNLVVTWQRQEDSRVVHSFYYKQDQLDRQSSKYQNRTSLYSSELGKGNASLIIAAVSPKDAGWYLCIVSNTKGTGRALMQVTYGAYYSEPRISILVNSSALKVQFETEGFPKPEVTWLGEHNQNLSCHMEIYGQTEDGLYFIKSIFEAQKPVVNVTFTLKNHLLNQNLHRPVFLSYDKDTTDHMIIALVFLTVICFLLITGIFWLAIKKQKKQTPSL; encoded by the exons ATGCGTTGGCTACTTTTGTGCATCGTGGTCGTGGATGTTCTTGTGG catcatttgaAGTGATTACCCCTAATAAACATCTCCTGGCAATCCGAGGTCGTCCAGCAATACTGGGCTGTGAGTTCACACCTGATACTGACCTGTCTAACTTGGTTGTTACCTGGCAAAGACAGGAGGACTCACGGGTTGTCCACAGTTTCTATTATCTACATGACCAATTAGACCGACAGAGTTCAAATTACCAGAAACGGACCTCATTGTATAGTTCAGAGCTTGGTAAAGGAAATGCATCTCTAATAATTGCAGCCGTTAGCCCAAAAGATGCAGGTTGGTACCTGTGTATAGTGAGTAACACAAAGGGAACGGGAAGAGCCTTGATGCAAGTGACCTGTGGAG catcatttgaAGTGATTACCCCTAATAAACATCTCCTGGCAATCCGAGGTCGTCCAGCAATACTGGGCTGTGAGTTCACACCTGATACAGACCTGTCTAACTTGGTTGTTACCTGGCAAAGACAGGAGGACTCACGGGTTGTCCACAGTTTCTATTATAAACAGGACCAATTAGACCGACAGAGTTCAAAATACCAGAACCGGACCTCATTGTATAGTTCAGAGCTTGGTAAAGGAAATGCCTCTCTAATAATTGCAGCCGTTAGCCCAAAAGATGCAGGCTGGTACCTGTGCATAGTGAGTAACACAAAGGGAACAGGAAGAGCCTTGATGCAAGTGACCTATGGAG CTTATTACTCTGAGCCCAGGATAAGCATCCTTGTAAACTCTTCTGCATTGAAAGTGCAGTTTGAGACAGAAGGTTTTCCCAAACCTGAGGTGACCTGGCTGGGGGAACACAACCAGAACCTCAGCTGTCACATGGAGATCTATGGCCAGACAGAAGATGGGCTTTATTTCATAAAGAGCATCTTTGAGGCTCAGAAACCAGTGGTTAATGTCACATTTACTCTAAAGAACCACCTCCTAAATCAGAACCTGCACAGACCGGTGTTCCTCAGCTACG aTAAGGACACCACGGACCACATGATTATTGCGCTTGTTTTCCTCACAGTGATATGCTTTCTACTGATTACTGGCATCTTCTGGCTAGCaattaagaaacagaaaaagcaaACGCCTTCCCTGTGA
- the zgc:172120 gene encoding butyrophilin subfamily 1 member A1 isoform X2, producing MRWLLLCIVVVDVLVASFEVITPNKHLLAIRGRPAILGCEFTPDTDLSNLVVTWQRQEDSRVVHSFYYKQDQLDRQSSKYQNRTSLYSSELGKGNASLIIAAVSPKDAGWYLCIVSNTKGTGRALMQVTYGAYYSEPRISILVNSSALKVQFETEGFPKPEVTWLGEHNQNLSCHMEIYGQTEDGLYFIKSIFEAQKPVVNVTFTLKNHLLNQNLHRPVFLSYDKDTTDHMIIALVFLTVICFLLITGIFWLAIKKQKKQTPSL from the exons ATGCGTTGGCTACTTTTGTGCATCGTGGTCGTGGATGTTCTTGTGG catcatttgaAGTGATTACCCCTAATAAACATCTCCTGGCAATCCGAGGTCGTCCAGCAATACTGGGCTGTGAGTTCACACCTGATACAGACCTGTCTAACTTGGTTGTTACCTGGCAAAGACAGGAGGACTCACGGGTTGTCCACAGTTTCTATTATAAACAGGACCAATTAGACCGACAGAGTTCAAAATACCAGAACCGGACCTCATTGTATAGTTCAGAGCTTGGTAAAGGAAATGCCTCTCTAATAATTGCAGCCGTTAGCCCAAAAGATGCAGGCTGGTACCTGTGCATAGTGAGTAACACAAAGGGAACAGGAAGAGCCTTGATGCAAGTGACCTATGGAG CTTATTACTCTGAGCCCAGGATAAGCATCCTTGTAAACTCTTCTGCATTGAAAGTGCAGTTTGAGACAGAAGGTTTTCCCAAACCTGAGGTGACCTGGCTGGGGGAACACAACCAGAACCTCAGCTGTCACATGGAGATCTATGGCCAGACAGAAGATGGGCTTTATTTCATAAAGAGCATCTTTGAGGCTCAGAAACCAGTGGTTAATGTCACATTTACTCTAAAGAACCACCTCCTAAATCAGAACCTGCACAGACCGGTGTTCCTCAGCTACG aTAAGGACACCACGGACCACATGATTATTGCGCTTGTTTTCCTCACAGTGATATGCTTTCTACTGATTACTGGCATCTTCTGGCTAGCaattaagaaacagaaaaagcaaACGCCTTCCCTGTGA